In Cyclopterus lumpus isolate fCycLum1 chromosome 9, fCycLum1.pri, whole genome shotgun sequence, a single genomic region encodes these proteins:
- the si:dkey-91m11.5 gene encoding PH_BCR_vertebrate and RhoGAP_Bcr domain-containing protein isoform X2, with protein MRKWVLSGILASEEIYLSHLEALLIPMKPLRAAATTSQPMLTIQQTETIFFKVPELHEIHKDFYDALLPRVQDWGHQQCVGDLFQKLASQLGVYRAFVDNYKVAVETADKCCQANAQFAEISENLKVKSTKDCKDQSAKNSLETLLYKPVDRVTRSTLVLHDLLKHTPSSHQDYALLLDALRISQNFLSSINEEITPRRQSMTVKKGENRQLLRDRFMVELVEGSRKLRHVFLFTDLLLCTKLKKQAAGKGQQYDCKWYIPLADLTFQTIEDCESTPIPLVQDEEIDALKIKISQIKNEIQREKRTTKGPKVIERLRKKLSEQESLLLLMSPNMAFRVANRNGKGFTFLISSDYERAEWREIVREQQKKCFKSFSLTSLELQMLTNSCVKLQTVHTIPMTMNKEDDESSGLYGFLNVIVHSASGLKHSLNLYCSLEVDSFGYFVNKAKTRVYRDSTEPNWNEEFEIELEGSQTLRLLCYEKCYNKTKQSKDDGENADKIMAKGQIKLDPQTLQNKDWQRAVIAMNGIEVKLSMKFTSREFSLKRMPSRKQSGVFGVKINVVTKRERSKVPLIVRQCVEEIERRGMDEVGIYRVSGVATDIQALKAAFDSNNRDVSVMMREMDVNAIAGTLKLYFRELPEPLFTDDLYPNFAGGIALSDCVAKESCMLNLLLSVPETNLVTFLFLLDHLKRVAENECINKMSLHNLATVFGPTLLRPSEKDSKISNSSQPISMNDSWSLEVMAQVQVLLYFLQLESIPTPDSKRQSLLFSTEV; from the exons CCCATGAAGCCTCTGAGAGCAGCAGCCACAACATCCCAACCAATGCTGACCATCCAGCAGACAGAGACCATCTTCTTCAAAGTGCCAGAGCTTCATGAGATCCACAAGGACTTCTATGACGCTCTGCTGCCCCGAGTCCAGGACTGGGGCCATCAGCAGTGTGTGGGCGACCTCTTCCAGAAACTG GCGAGCCAGCTTGGAGTGTACCGGGCCTTTGTGGATAACTATAAGGTCGCTGTGGAGACGGCGGACAAATGCTGCCAGGCAAACGCTCAGTTTGCAGAGATATCTGAG AATCTCAAGGTCAAAAGCACAAAGGACTGCAAAGACCAGTCGGCTAAAAATTCACTGGAAA CGCTTCTCTACAAACCGGTGGACAGAGTGACGCGCAGCACACTCGTTCTGCAT GACCTCCTGAAGCACACGCCCTCCAGCCACCAGGACTATGCACTGCTACTGGACGCCCTGCGCATCTCTCAGAACTTCCTGTCCAGTATAAATGAAGAGATCACCCCACGTAGACAGTCCATGACAGTTAAGAAGGGAGAG AACCGTCAGCTGTTGAGGGATCGCTTCATGGTGGAGCTTGTCGAAGGTTCCAGGAAACTCCGtcacgtcttcctcttcacGGACCTGCTGCTCTGCACCAAGCTGAAGAAACAGGCTGCGGG AAAAGGGCAACAGTATGACTGTAAGTGGTACATCCCACTGGCTGACCTGACTTTCCAGACCATTGAGGACTGTGAGTCCACCCCCATCCCGCTGGTCCAGGATGAGGAGATCGACGCCTTGAAGATCAAAATCTCCCAAATCAAGAACGAGATCCAAAGAGAGAAG AGAACCACCAAAGGACCCAAGGTGATCGAGCGACTGAGGAAGAAGCTATCGGAACAGGAGTCTCTGCTGCTTCTCATGTCGCCCAACATGGCGTTCAGAGTGGCCAACCGAAACGGCAAG ggtttCACGTTCCTCATCTCTTCTGATTACGAACGTGCCGAGTGGAGGGAGATCGTTCGCGAGCAGCAGAAGAAGT GCTTTAAAAGCTTCTCTCTGACTTCTCTGGAGCTGCAGATGCTAACTAACTCATGTGTGAAACTGCAGACTGTTCACACGATTCCAATGACCATGAATAAGGAAG ATGATGAATCTTCTGGTTTGTACGGCTTCCTAAATGTCATCGTCCACTCTGCGTCAGGGCTGAAACACAGCTTAA ACCTTTACTGCTCTCTGGAGGTGGATTCCTTCGGCTACTTTGTCAACAAAGCCAAAACACGCGTGTACAGAGACTCTACAGAGCCCAACTGGAACGAG GAGTTTGAGATTGAACTGGAGGGCTCTCAAACTTTGAGGCTGCTCTGCTATGAGAAGTGCTACAACAAAACCAAGCAGAGCAAAGACGATGGAGAGAACGCAGACAAGATCATGGCCAAAGGACAAATAAAG ctgGATCCTCAGACGTTGCAAAATAAAGACTGGCAGAGGGCAGTCATCGCCATGAATGGG ATTGAGGTGAAGCTTTCCATGAAGTTCACCAGCAGAGAGTTCAGTTTAAAGCGAATGCCTTCACGGAAACAGTCCGGCGTCTTTGGAGTGAAGATCAACGTCGTAACGAA GCGAGAGCGCTCCAAGGTTCCCCTCATTGTGAGACAGTGTGTGGAGGAGATCGAGCGACGAGGGATGGACGAGGTGGGAATCTACCGAGTGTCAGGAGTCGCAACTGACATCCAGGCTCTGAAGGCGGCCTTCGATTCCA ACAACAGAGACGTGTCTGTCATGATGAGGGAGATGGACGTGAACGCCATCGCCGGAACACTGAAGCTGTATTTCCGCGAGCTGCCGGAGCCTCTTTTCACTGACGACTTGTACCCTAACTTTGCTGGAGGCATCG CTCTCTCTGACTGTGTGGCCAAGGAGAGCTGCATGCTCAACCTGCTGCTGTCTGTGCCAGAGACCAATCTGGTGACCTTCCTCTTCTTGCTCGACCACCTTAAAAG GGTGGCTGAAAACGAGTGCATCAACAAGATGTCTCTGCACAATCTGGCCACAGTCTTTGGCCCCACTTTGCTGCGGCCCTCTGAAAAAGACAGCAAGATCTCAAACAGCTCACAGCCGATCTCCATGAACGACAGCTGGTCTCTAGAAGTTATGGCTCAG GTGCAAGTGCTTCTCTACTTCCTTCAGCTGGAGAGCATTCCTACCCCCGACAGCAAACGTCAAAGCCTTCTCTTTTCCACTGAAGTATAA
- the specc1la gene encoding cytospin-A, producing MKKSVRPAVSKVSGDRGKAEATVTSGTGKPAAKTSTTAPLSKVKSNDDLLAAMAGGNPASNNAVNKNKRTASIGSNASNIDSKPKATSGASSKRTTSSISKEPNSSRDRLRTSRTSANKKQLVSGTVAGDAASGKRSRGQFLAESDGRMSKSKSDGQISDKVALETKVKDLVGLAKSKDVEILHLRSELRDMRSQLGLGGKEAPQQEEAGEEEEEEEEEEVEKPLVSAITAADVESTLILLQEQNQAIRVELNLLKSENRMLKDRLNALGFSLEQRLDASDKLFNYASLSPDLAAGSGQSDGGGTGTLTSSVEGSAPGSLEDLLTGHQLGGSADNLDSESSEVYQAVTSSDDALDAPSGASSSSESECAPSRERSRRGSRDNATEVSLACLTERIHQMEENQHSTAEELQATLQELADLQQITQELNGENERLGEEKGILMDSLCQQSDKLELYGRQIEYLRSLLDDHHISYGLEEDIKSGRYMELEQRYGDLADNARFEREQLLGVQQHLSNTLKMAEQDNAEAQEMIGALKERNHQMERIMESERQGRAAMGAALEEYKAAVSSDQAELSRCRNQLDQERQRVAELYSLHTAGDKNDICQLLEGVRQGKEEAEAKAAKLQEELEQAHSELTRLQESFSKLDREYRHFQEQVQQQMAEQERILEKQRLELQEKETEIVDMKETIFELEDEVEQHRALKLHDNLIITDLENSVKKLQDQKHDMEREIKILHRRLREESMEWRQFQADLQTAVVIANDIKSEAQEEIGDLRRRLTENQEKNEKLCKELDEVKSRKQDEERGRVYNYMNAVERDLAALRQGMGLSRRSSTSSEPSPTVKTLIKSFDNASQGPPTNGSPSVTPTAAASPLPRTPLSPSPMKTPPAAAVSPIQRHSITGSMSAAKPLSSLSDKRPSYTDITMPAEHLLRGTSASRPPPVHQRVSSMDSTKTISVSRRSSEEIKRDMSAPDSSSTSLMAMSAASSPLSMSSSSPTASITPTARSRLREERKDPLSALAREYGGSKRNALLKWCQKKTEGYQNIDITNFSSSWNDGLAFCAVLHTYLPAHIPYQELTSQEKKRNFTLAFQAAESVGIKCTLDINEMVHTERPDWQSVMTYVTAIYKYFET from the exons ATGAAGAAGTCGGTCCGGCCAGCGGTGAGTAAGGTGAGCGGAGATCGAGGGAAGGCGGAGGCCACGGTGACCTCTGGGACCGGAAAGCCTGCAGCGAAGACCAGCACCACTGCACCTCTGTCGAAG GTAAAAAGCAATGATGACCTTTTAGCAGCTATGGCCGGAGGGAATCCTGCATCAAATAATGCTGtcaacaagaacaagaggacGGCCTCCATTGGGAGTAATGCTAGCAACATAGACAGCAAGCCAAAGGCAACGTCGG GTGCTTCATCCAAGCGGACAACCTCTTCGATTTCCAAGGAGCCAAATTCATCACGAGACCGTCTCCGAACATCCAGGACCTCAGCCAATAAGAAGCAGTTGGTGTCAGGGACTGTAGCGGGGGATGCAGCATCAGGGAAGCGCTCTCGTGGCCAGTTCCTGGCAGAGTCTGATGGCCGTATGAGCAAGTCTAAATCAGATGGCCAGATCAGTGATAAGGTGGCTCTGGAGACCAAAGTGAAAGACCTGGTGGGTTTGGCTAAAAGCAAAGATGTGGAGATCCTCCACCTTCGCAGTGAGCTGAGGGACATGAGGTCCCAGCTTGGCTTGGGAGGGAAGGAAGCACCGCAGCAGGAAGAagctggggaggaagaggaggaggaggaggaggaggaggtggagaagccCCTGGTTTCAGCCATCACAGCAGCTGATGTGGAGTCCACTTTGATTCTCTTACAAGAGCAGAACCAGGCCATCAGAGTGGAGCTCAACCTGCTGAAGAGTGAGAACCGAATGCTAAAAGACCGACTCAATGCGCTGGGCTTCTCCCTGGAGCAGAGGCTGGATGCCTCTGACAAGCTTTTCAACTACGCCTCCCTGAGTCCGGACCTGGCCGCAGGCAGTGGGCAGAGTGACGGTGGAGGAACAGGTACGCTGACCTCCTCAGTGGAAGGCTCAGCCCCCGGCTCCCTGGAGGACCTGCTCACAGGGCACCAGCTTGGAGGCTCAGCGGACAACCTCGACAGTGAATCGAGCGAGGTATACCAGGCCGTCACCTCTAGTGACGACGCTCTTGACGCCCCCTCTGGAGCCTCCTCGTCATCCGAATCGGAGTGCGCACCCAGCAGGGAGCGCTCCCGCAGGGGCAGCAGGGACAATGCCACCGAGGTGTCGCTGGCCTGTCTGACGGAGCGCATCCACCAGATGGAGGAGAACCAGCACAGCACAGCTGAGGAGCTCCAGGCCACGTTGCAGGAGCTGGCCGACCTGCAGCAAATCACCCAGGAGCTGAACGGAGAGAACGAGCGGCTCGGTGAAGAGAAGGGGATCCTCATGGACTCCCTGTGTCAGCAGAGCGACAAGCTGGAGCTGTACGGTCGACAGATCGAGTACCTGCGCTCCCTGCTGGATGACCATCATATATCATATGGACTAGAGGAGGACATTAAGAGCGGCCGCTACATGGAGCTGGAGCAGCGCTACGGAGACCTGGCAGATAACGCCCGCTTTGAGAGAGAACAGCTGCTGGGGGTTCAACAGCACCTGTCTAACACTCTGAAGATGGCTGAACAGGACAACGCTGAGGCCCAAGAGATGATCGGAGCACTGAAAGAGCGGAACCACCAGATGGAGCGCATCatggagtcagagagacagggcCGAGCTGCCATGGGGGCCGCTCTTGAAGAGTACAAGGCAGCGGTGAGTAGTGACCAGGCGGAGCTGAGCCGCTGCAGAAACCAGCTGGACCAGGAGAGGCAGAGGGTGGCCGAGTTGTACTCTCTTCACACGGCCGGGGATAAAAATGACATCTGCCAACTGCTGGAAGGAGTACGTCAGGGgaaagaggaggcggaggcCAAGGCGGCGAAGTTGCAAGAGGAGCTGGAACAAGCCCACAGTGAACTCACTCGGCTACAGGAGAGTTTCAGCAAG ctggaCAGGGAATACAGACACTTCCAGGAGCAGGTGCAGCAGCAGATGGCCGAGCAGGAGCGCATACTGGAGAAGCAGCGCTtggagctgcaggagaaggagactGAGATCGTGGACATGAAGGAAACCATTTTTGAGCTTGAGGATGAGGTGGAGCAGCACCGAGCTCTTAAACTCCACGACAACCTCATCATCACGGACCTCGAGA ACTCGGTGAAGAAGCTGCAGGACCAGAAGCacgacatggagagagagattaagATTCTTCACCGCAGACTGAGG gaggagTCAATGGAGTGGCGTCAGTTCCAGGCTGATCTGCAGACTGCTGTCGTCATTGCTAATGACATCAAGTCTGAAGCACAGGAGGAGATTGGAGATCTGCGGCGCCGGCTGACGGAAAACCAGGAAAAGAACGAAAAGCTGTGCAAGGAGCTGGACGAGGTCAAGAGCCGCAA gcaggacgaggagagaggcagagtgtATAACTACATGAATGCAGTAGAGAGGGACCTGGCTGCTCTCAGACAGGGGATGGGTCTCAGCCGGCGATCCTCAACCTCCTCGGAGCCCTCGCCCACCGTCAAAACACTCATCAAGAGCTTCGACAATGCCTCCCAAG GTCCACCGACCAATGGAAGTCCCTCAGTGACGCCAACAGCCGCGGCCTCTCCGCTACCACGCACCCCCCTCAGCCCCAGTCCCATGAAGACGCCCCCAGCAGCTGCTGTTTCACCCATACAG AGACACTCCATAACTGGCTCCATGTCAGCAGCCAAGCCGCTCTCCTCCCTGAGTGATAAGAGGCCCAGCTACACAGACATCACCATGCCAG CTGAGCACCTTCTCAGGGGAACCTCCGCTAGCCGACCTCCGCCTGTCCACCAGAGGGTCTCCAGCATGGACTCCACAAAGACTATATCAG TGTCCCGCCGGAGCAGTGAGGAGATAAAGAGGGACATGTCTGCTCCAGATTCCTCCTCAACCTCCCTGATGGCTATGAGTGCTGCCTCCTCCCCGctctccatgtcctcctcctcccccaccgccTCCATCACCCCCACAGCACGCAGCCGCCTAAG agaagagagaaaggacCCGCTGTCAGCTCTGGCCAGAGAGTACGGAGGCTCCAAGAGAAATGCTTTGCTGAAGTGGTGCCAGAAGAAGACTGAGGGTTATCAG aatatCGATATTACAaacttcagcagcagctggaatGATGGCCTGGCCTTCTGCGCTGTGCTCCACACCTACCTGCCCGCACACATCCCCTACCAGGAACTCACCAGCCAAGAAAAG aAGAGAAACTTCACCTTAGCTTTCCAGGCTGCAGAGAGTGTGGGCATCAAATGCACTTTG GACATAAATGAGATGGTGCACACAGAGAGGCCGGACTGGCAAAGTGTCATGACTTATGTCACAGCCATATACAAGTACTTTGAGACCTGA